One stretch of Clupea harengus chromosome 2, Ch_v2.0.2, whole genome shotgun sequence DNA includes these proteins:
- the LOC105895272 gene encoding nuclear factor 7, brain-like, producing the protein MASKAFLEEDLFCPVCYNIYKDPVLLTCTHSICNTCLQKFWETKGSRECLVCRTSCSKEEYPLNLVLKNLCETFQQERSQREPFCSLHHSELKLFCEDDKQLVCLECRDSKLHKNHNFSPISEAALERQEELKIKLQHLQKKLNHFKQVKTTSDGTAQHIKVQTQHTERQIKEEFEKLHQFLQDEEAARLAALREEEEQKSQLMKKKIEKMSSEISSLSDTIRAIEEEMGADDITFLQVGPITVERAQCTLQDPERVSGPLINVAKHLGNLKFRVWEKMQEIVKYTPVTLDPNTVNPRLILSEDLTSVRLSVERQQLPDNPERFDVHACVLGSEGFNSGTHCCDVEVGYSDIWFLGLMTESSQRKGESVSSGVWCVVHTNGAYAAESPSLPDIPLTVKQTPQRIRVQLDWDRGKLSLSDPDNNTHLHTFTHTFTERVFPFFATISSLRILPVKAAVTVEQLS; encoded by the exons ATGGCATCCAAGGCCTTTTTAGAAGAGGATTTATTTTGTCCTGTGTGCTACAATATCTACAAGGATCCTGTTCTTCTGACCTGTACTCACAGCATCTGTAACACCTGCCTGCAGAAGTTCTGGGAAACCAAAGGATCCAGGGAATGTCTAGTCTGCAGGACAAGTTGCTCAAAGGAGGAGTATCCTCTCAACCTGGTTCTAAAGAACCTGTGTGAGACTTTCCAAcaggagagaagtcagagagaACCATTCTGCAGTCTGCACCATTCTGAACTCAAGCTTTTCTGTGAAGATGACAAACagcttgtgtgtttggagtgtcgAGACTCAAAACTCCACAAGAACCACAACTTCAGTCCCATCAGTGAAGCAGCACTTGAGCGTCAG GAAGAATTGAAGATCAAACTGCAGCATTTACAGAAGAAGCTCAACCACTTTAAACAAGTTAAAACAACCAGTGATGGAACTGCCCAACACATAAAA GTCCAgacccaacacacagagaggcagatcaaggaggagtttgagaagcttcaccagtttctacaagatgaagaggcagccaggctagctgcactgagggaggaagaggagcagaagagtcagttgatgaagaagaaaattgagaagatgagcagcgagatctcatctctttcagacacaatcagagccatagaggaggagatgggagctgatgacatcacattcctgcaggtaGGACCCAT cacagtggagag agcccagtgcacactgcaggatccagagagggtttcaggacctctgatcaatgtggcaaaacacctgggcaacctgaaattcagagtctgggagaagatgcaagAGATTGTTAAATACA ctcctgtgactctggatcccaacactgtaAACCCAcgtctcatcctgtctgaggatctgaccagtgtgagactAAGTGTtgagagacagcagcttcctgataacccagagcgATTTgatgtgcatgcctgtgtcctgggctctgagggctttaactcagggactcactgctgCGATGTGGAGGTTGGATACAGTGACATCTGGTTCTTGGGACTGATGACAGAGTCTagtcagaggaagggagagagtgtctCCAGTGGAGTCTGGTGTGTGGTTCATACTAATGGTGCATATGCAGCAGAGTCTCCATCCCTCCCAGACATTcccctcacagtgaagcagacaccccagaggatcagagtgcagctggactgggacagaggaaagctgtcattatctgaccctgataataacacacacctacacactttcacacacactttcactgagagagtcttTCCATTCTTTGCCACTATCTCATCTCTGAGGATCTTACCAGTGAAGGCTGCAGTAACAGTAGAGCAGCTCAGTTAG